The sequence attatattttatgtagcaGTAAGTAATTGTGAGATGCTGTTAGGTAATAAACGTCACTGTTGTTAAGTTCATCGGATCCCCTatgtgaaatttatataaattaaataaaagcaaaTACCTCACGGcattaaaatcgattttgtATATTAGTTTCTGCTGTGTGAAAAGTACACGGagttaaattttttacaagtTACAGCCAGCTGTTCTAAATATTACATCCGTATATTTTTCACACAAAGATTCTGTATTATCATACACAATCTGCAAATTACCGATAAATagaaaagtaataaagatataCGAAGAGAATCTGATCAAGTGAACAATCTTTATTTTACCCGCTTCTTCATATTACTCGCAAAATGTGTCGcgttgaaaaagaaatagaaaataaagcgCTGTAATCTgagatctttattttataaaatttgaaagtAATAACGGCGAATATTttcttaacattttattttgctttatACTATACCGTCTCAAAAATTCCAATAATCTTAAACATTTTAGAGACAATGTATGTAGAACGGTCAGaggttttcataattttttaataattatcgtctttacaataattttctgGGGTCTAGAATTGCGTGCAATACTTATAGCAATATCAGCCAATTGTCTTTTATAATTAGACATGATCTATGATACAAGCTACAACATTGCATATTCAagcattatacataattataatttcagacgcaaatatttgaataaagacacaagaaaaatttaatcatcCGCTAATAATAGCAATTGATAATATTgataagtattttatattcataaacATAAGGATATTCGATGATTTGCTACTCTATATGTTGTATCTATTCAGGTGCATAATGGCCTCTTGCTACTTTAGAAGCTTTTGCTGCTTTTATATCGACATTAGGAAATTGTTCTTTCAGAGCTTCGAGATCCACATTTGGGAATCTTCTTAATATTACTGCTACGCGTCTCTTTTCACGACtgaaacaaacaaacaaatatagCTCTTCCTCTTAACGAGAATAAATAGACTAATATGCATGTTTAACAGACGATATAAGAACAGTTGTTACGAACTTTCTCGCTTTGCGTTTTTCATTCCAAAGTTTCTCCCTGTAGAACCCTAAGAACTTTCGAACTGAACGCTCCTTAAAACCGAAtaaattcttctttctccACGACTTGTTCATAAAGATCGGAATCGGGTGTTCAGTCATTCGATAGAAGTATTTCATACCTGAaataagataaagaaaaataatagctTATTTCCTATTTACATTGCTGGAATCGTTCTGCAAAAAAAGATGTTCTATCTCTTATGTTagatattatatgttattcatacattacatacatataaatatgtaatctgaaatattacgtataaaaaataattttagctAGATTCCATGAATCTTACCAATGCGATTATAAACTAATTTTCCAGGGCGCTCTCCCGTCTCACCAGTTTCAAGCATATGATATGCTGTATTTCTTTCACGAACAACTCTCTCCAAATTCTTCATGCTAATTTCAACTTTATCCAAACGTTCAGGATTGGGAAAGATCTCGTTTGCTTGTTTACATGCTTCTTCCATAGTCATAAGCATATTGCGTTCTTTCAATAACAcgtacctatatatatatatatatatatttattaatcatttttttattattacattagaTACCCAATTAAACCTATGTACCAATAATTTGAGCTTCACCATAATTTATGGAGGTCTGTGTTACTCTTCAATCTTAATTCAACCCTCCGCCAAGAACGACCAACCCGTACTTCATTTTTCGCCCAATGCTTCGGGTCATCAAAGAACTCCATTAAATCGTAGCGTTCCGACGTAATGTGTAGAAATGCGCAATGCAGAGCTGGCGTGCtgaatttataaaagaagTAGATTAAAGAGGGTCAATCGAGGTCTCGATCTGCTTTCCTATGCTTGTTAAAGAGCATCTAGTGCTACAATGCTTAAAATGATTATCTATGATTAGTAAATATAATCATCTGCTTAGTTTTTATTCTTATCACATGTCaaaatttattgtacattAAGATAAAATAGTAGAATTGAACAACTATCACTTTTAGAATCATGTACACTGATGGTGTAAAAACTAACCTCACATGTCagatgaaaaagagagatactTAACAGACGATTAATACTTTAAGTATTGAATACTTATGTGTTGCAAgataaatacttttaaatttgTCTAGACACAGAATcgaaaatttatcataaataatggAAACATGCGCATTGACCGATTTGGACAAGATGAGATAAAACATAAATGATACAGCCTAAGACTGATGTAGCACGAACCTGCGAAGAAATACATGTTTAGGAGAAATAATGGCACTCTGTGACAAAGATAGAGTTTTTAGTAGATTCGTTATGTTGTTCACGCTCCTAAAAACCTGCATGGTCTTTATGATCACTGCCATTTTATTTTGCGACTACTGTCTGCTGCTCTCTCGTTTCTCAATTCATCTCGTTCAGGAAGTTGTCTGTTTTACCGACAAAATCGGTGATTTTATTcaaactattattttttattctacagaataaaaaatccgtTCACGATTAAAGTACACGTAGCAATGCAGCGAAAAGTGTTCGACTTTgtgttaaaaagtaaaaaaagttagaaaattaCAGTTCTGTTATCGACTCGTGGCCTAACCTAACAATAATATgcgtaatataaaagttttgcaATTTGTACGTATTAAAATAGGAACACTTTTCGCTGGAAACAGAATATGAGGAAGTTTTTAAAAGCGAGTTTAGAGGTCTGGCATAtacgaataattttaatgaaaatttcgtgCATACAATGCGAAATCGTAGCCAGGAGCGCCAGGAGCAAAATGGTTTAAACTTAACCTATCCTAATCTGAGTAGCACATATGCATATCATGTGGCGAGTATTCTCGGTGAACGTAGTGATTTATCAGATGCATTAATTGCAAGGCTAATTGTGTATGACATGTATGTGTGAGATACATTGGTTCACTCGCCGTTATCTTGAAAAAGGCAGATTGCTACAACGATAAGCAAAAATGTTGCAAAACGTGTTGCGGTCGAAGTTTGGCTATGATGATTTCAAGAGTGATATCCAAAAACGGGCCACTACTGCCATTCACAAAGGTTTTTTTTcggaaaattcattattttcagattaaatatatgtgtaGTCATAAGGTTCAATCAGTCGTGCTTTATTACATGTGCGATCCTTCAGGGATCATATAACCTTTTTTTTGGTCAGTATTGGTAAGGAAAGACGTACGTATAGAATGTTCGATAACTTTTAGGAAAGCAAGATGTATTCGTGTGTATGCCGACTGGCTCTGGAAAGTCTCTTTGTTTTCAATTGTCAGCGGTaatgaaagaggaaaaagtaGCGATTGTCTTTTCACCACTTCTAGCTCTGATGAAGGTATTTTCTTGCGTGTCATTTATATTTGTGTACATAGAAATTCTTCCGTACATAGAAATCTGAATCCAGAAAAGGAGATAGACGTTAATTATAATGcttgcatttatttaattctattagAATCAGATAGATTTTCTAGTGAGCAAAAAGATAAGTGCTTGTTCTTTGAACTCTACTACTTCAAGCAAAGAGAGGAACGCAATTATGAAAGATCTTACATCAGATGCGcctaatataaaattgttatatgtCACACCCGAAATGGGAGCGCAACAACATTTTCAGGTATTTTCTTGGAATTTCTACATTATACACAT comes from Ooceraea biroi isolate clonal line C1 chromosome 8, Obir_v5.4, whole genome shotgun sequence and encodes:
- the LOC105285835 gene encoding 39S ribosomal protein L47, mitochondrial yields the protein MAVIIKTMQVFRSVNNITNLLKTLSLSQSAIISPKHVFLRSTPALHCAFLHITSERYDLMEFFDDPKHWAKNEVRVGRSWRRVELRLKSNTDLHKLWYVLLKERNMLMTMEEACKQANEIFPNPERLDKVEISMKNLERVVRERNTAYHMLETGETGERPGKLVYNRIGMKYFYRMTEHPIPIFMNKSWRKKNLFGFKERSVRKFLGFYREKLWNEKRKARNREKRRVAVILRRFPNVDLEALKEQFPNVDIKAAKASKVARGHYAPE